GTAATAATATTCATCGTTTGGATAACTTATTTTAAGGCAGAGTATGattatgtgtttcatatttttattaaatttggcACCTTTTTAAAGCTCGTCTGTATGTAAAACACTATATATGTGTAGcttttatatttctatacatatagtgattaaaaaacaatgaaacagaTCTATAAGTGTATAAATGCACATGAAAATTGCCAGAAGatgtattttcacctcaaatttACAATTCGAcgaaatttgtacattttactttcaagatatatatatatgaagattATAAGGGAACCAAGGCTTTTTGTTTTCCCCCttaattttttaagtttaagcaataaatgaaaacaaaatttgaaaaaaaaataaaacttactaGCATAACATTTTGCTTAATTTTtcctttcaacatttttattgaatgtcattctttatattcatatgataataaaacattatttaattaaattgttgttagccattatcattatattgatgaatcatgtcaattctaAGATTGATTGGAAACATCTTAACATTgcattctataaaatttgagagggaaattgatataatttaacaaattcATGTTGAACTACTCAACAAAATAAGATtgtaattaagaaataattcatgaggGCTTGAATATTTCGTGATTTTACCatgggttgtccctttatgacaaatataatgaaatatatatcaaagcGCTCTAGATGGAGGCATTATTTGTCGCTCATGTAAATAAACGCCCTATAAATTGATGTTAAAGAAAGGGAACAAActgaataagtgacatgcttaacctgttttaaaaaaaatattttgataggtTTGGATGAATCTAAATGACAattttacttatatgtcttataagtataaaaaaattggCTTATATAACACAATTTAGCAatgtttgtttacgtttccttgtaagtgatgattttcggtttcaCAAGCTTGTATTTTCCTGTAAAATGTTGATAATCTGATGTCATCGTTCTATGACACTGGGTAGCTCATTCATAAAAAGCATATGAAGTGGGAGTACGACCAGAACAGCCCAagcaatatattcaaattttaacacaGGTGTGTACTGATAGTGTTTGAAGTAGGTCATGTTAGAATtcgttataattttgtattttcagaatATACTTAAATGTAAAGGAGAAGAATGTTTACAGAAAGTGATCAATTTTGCTCTGAAATATATGTCAGAATTAACATTACCAGCCAAAAGGTTTGTTCTACAAAGTTTGTTAAAGGTTTAGTTAATTTAAGGGGGCTTGcgggtataaatgattttttttatttaatataggatttcgctatatttttctataaatgaactttatcttatacctaatggaaaaatgaaataaaaaaatggggtcaccgttcatttacgctcacaatctgccttcaaaAGAAGTATacgtttttgttaatgtcccttttttctgttgatctaataggagaaatagcggtaatatcgatataaaaaaagaactaaattacagaaatcgcttaaattttacaattatttagttaatgtacagcttattcgaaaacaacaataaaaaatattggtcaccgatgatttaaaaaagatatttcaattttaatgcaaaaatatggcatttttgtaccaaagggagataatttggagctttttcaacgatatctacattttaaaagtcaccagGGGTCAACactaattgattttttggaatgatttttgtactatATGATcaagtaacaactactaaaggtaattaataaaatttgtaatgaaaaataaatgtttaatttttttctaaaaattttatacccgcgagcctccttaagatAAAACATGATCAATTGCATGATCTATAaatgcttatacatgtataagatacAATGAACCTACATGGAGAAATCCTACAAACAAATATTCTTTGATTTGTTCAATATTGATAACACAAATTAGAAACTATATAAGAAACTCTAGCTAAATGAACTTGGTAAATACAATACAGGCAGGTTGAGTTAATAAAACAATCACCTAGGTTGGCAATATTTCACAAGGAATTATATAGTATATGAAGCtcttttctggattaaccttTATCAGGAAAAATCCAATTGAAGAAgagaaatgtataaatacaatgtatgtagAAGCTTTATGaccaaaataaaactaaaagtcATATTCATCTATGGTAAACTTTGCCTTAAGAAGTTGGAAACCTGCTGTAGTAGTCTATAGATACTGAGTTTAACTTTAGATATGTTGGAGTGCTTAGAAATATATAGTAATTCAAATTGCAGACAAGATATGGATATAAAATGCACCCAGATTGTATCTGTCTAAAAGTCTGTTGAGATCCATACAGTTTCTATACAgcatttaattgaaatttgatatttggtcaagaaaataaacttatatgtaaattcttgttttgatatcttttaggggaacatttGTTGAATTTCGATCAAGCATGTTAAATATATGTCCTGTTGGTAGAAGTTGTTCACAGAAAGAAAGAGAAGAATTTGTAGCTTATGACCAGGTTTGTTTTACCCTGCTTTGTTCCTAATTATTTTTACAGTCTCGTCAACCAGATTACAGTCACTGCTTTATCAGCAGTATTAAAAATCTGTTAAAAGAATAACACACACACAGTAGAGTTCtcaagattttgataaatgtatgaATTTTAAAGAATGCACTGTATACATAAAGAAAATGGCAATATGTCAATAATATGCAGAAAAATGCTTATGAAAAtgtaagatacatgtataccatTTCGAATACTACTGATGGTATTAGCCagttaaaaataattgtgtattttaaactgtattttgtcatttcatttaTGTATTTCAACCAACTCTTTTTCCACAAAACGAGtttaaaatgaatgttttattatattccaGGAgcataatataagaaaaaagttTGTAGAAAGTTTATATGCTAATTTCCCTGATGCTGGCCTGAAGTTTGCTATAGGAGGACAGATCAGTATTGATGTATTCCCTGTAGGCTGGGATAAAACattctgtttacagtttatagaAAAAGGAGGATATAAAACTATACATTTCTTTGGTGATAAAACTGATCCTGTAAGTAAATACAAACAAGCCATTTTGATTATGCATGccagtttatttcttattttaacagTTTGATAAATTGTGTATTGCTTTTGGTATTTAATAAAAGAGAGGCAACAATACCAAAGGGATTTAAActcataagtaaaaaataaactgacaatgtcatcacaaaaaagaaaaaaagtctaaaaagacaaacagcagtatacaaaaaacaaaatagaaaattgatGAATGCAACAGATTCCCAACACTAGGTGGTCTCAAGTGATCTGGAAGGGGAAGTAACTTTGATCTCTGGATCAGGATGAATTTTATGCACTGTCACAAGTATTTTAAAGGTTTCACAACCAGTGAGAATATTTTATTGCTTGGTATCAACTGGAGTTATTTAACTTCAATATATTCATAATCATACATCAGCCTTGTGCCAGtgtatattattatttgaattcTATAAAGAGATATGAATAAACAATATCCAATTTTACCCAATTGTTAAACCTAGttattttagtataaacattctcattttgtttttagattgacagacaataaaaaaatctttgatgagtttttcaTAAGACttcttaaatatatatgataatggattatttattgatattttatcttatttttcagGGTGGAAATGACCATGAAATATATGCAGATGAAAGAACAATAGGTCATAAGGTCACATCACCTGAAGATACAATGAAACAGttgaaagaattattttttaaagattagaatatttttttctatacaaaCTTGATATTGGGACAATCTATGGCTTACACTTTACAGaatgcatttcatttttaagaTGTGTTCAGTATTATACCTTATTATATAGTTGTGAAATCCACTGCTTCTTCTGCGAATTCATTTATGTTCATGGATTGAAGAAAAACTGTATTTTCGGGGATCATCGATTTTGTAGTTTGACCAAAGCTTTTCATACAAGCCCAGAGAAACTTTATacttcaatgaaataaaaaatattcatgaaaatgcatgaaaattgATTTCCCATGAATAATTATAAATCCACAGTTAGTGGCAGTATCAACTGTTGTCTTGGTTGTTTTCTTagttgaaataaaagaaaatagttCATAGTCAAAATgcttgtttacaaaataaaaaataataatttttagaattaaaacGACAAACTTTTTGGTTAGATATTCTATGTACcaagtacacatttttttctgtcatatgatttatactttaaatgttttgaacacCAAATGTATTCAAGAAATCATGTTTTGAACTTTTACTTAAATTTGCTTTATCTGTCTCTTTACATGCAGTTACTGTCACAGCTTCAATTCCATGCATTCCAACAGTTGTACTGaaccatgttttattttactagCATATACCCTTAACTTGAAAACAGTTGTCTCCCTTAGAAAATTGATCTGGTATCTAATGAAATCTGGATAAATGGCACAAGACCAAAATTTGCAGTAAAAAATACAGTAAAAGAACAGATATTTTAGACAATCTTTCATCATGGTATATACTTGCTATTATTATGCTATATACtagaattattattaaaaattaatattactaTTCAACTAACACATGAAATTTTTGAAGTCAGTATTAATGAAATTGAGTCATAAAGAGCTAAAAGTCTTGTGTTTTGGATGCTGGTATCACAAAAAGAGTGCagacatatctttattttccTTGGTTTAATGTTTACGAAACATGCATTCCAGTTGAATTTTTTCATTCTCTGTTTTAAAAAACCTTCAATTGAAatgatttcattttgaatttcagaAGACACCACACTTAAACTTACTTAAGGTATAACCTTTTGATCATATGGTATGGTACTGGAATTGGTCTGAACTCAGAAACGCAATATTATTTTCTATAGATTGCAAATTGGAATAACTAGGGGTTATTGAATTCTTAatgaattaattaatttattgcacttttatataataagttgttttttgtggtatacattttttattcaatttgttgGGATcgatatttatattaaaatatattttttaaattgttttttattgtttatttcacaaACAGTTGTATTTGTGTACTTACCTTCGTCAGGAATCCTCAAaccaaaacatgaaatccaggcATAGATGAATCAGCTGCAACATTAGGAGCTATATAGCCAAAAAGGAATTAAGGTAAACGAATGAACCTCTTCCAAACTAATTTCACCTGCCACATTatgtgtgcctgtcccaagacAGGAGCcaataattcagtggttgtcgtttttgctgtatatatattttttttttttcgttttttgtccCGTACTGATGAAGTTGAAAGGGAATTTAGGTTTGCACTCTGTTCGTTGGTTGGTGCATCCTTAGTCCTGCAAATCAGTTTtccaatcttttttttcttcctacttgaagatattaatttgatatttggtgtattgttgtatcatgacaagttatagataAAGTTCAAATTTGTAGCTTATGACCATGTTATTTTTACCCACATTGTTTCTAATTAAATTATGCAGTCTTATCAACTAACACTCACTGGTTCATCAGCATTGCCAAACATCTGTTAAAAGCATAACACATTCCAGTACCCAAGGATATGATTCTTAAGATTTTGTTCAaagttatggtccttggactTGGATAATTCACTCACTCAAATATACACAATGcctattaccacaaaactcagatcaagtacaaagGACTAGGTACAGTAAGGGcccattttggcctcaaatttcagatCCATCTGACAAAGagtttggacactttttaacaCTTAAGTGCACGTGTCTTACTTCAGtcgatttaaataatttgtgtgaaagatttgaactgatAAAGTCATTTCAGACGCACatattcaagcttaaatatggcaaatctatcaaatatgccataatatgtcacttttcagatagct
The genomic region above belongs to Mytilus trossulus isolate FHL-02 chromosome 7, PNRI_Mtr1.1.1.hap1, whole genome shotgun sequence and contains:
- the LOC134724688 gene encoding uncharacterized protein LOC134724688 isoform X1, translated to MAGNQRDTSTICVFDVDGTLTAARQEICPEMQEFLLKLKQKVPVALVGGSDLVKIAEQMGATPDKHVSQNFDYLFAENGLVAYHNGKQVGQENILKCKGEECLQKVINFALKYMSELTLPAKRGTFVEFRSSMLNICPVGRSCSQKEREEFVAYDQEHNIRKKFVESLYANFPDAGLKFAIGGQISIDVFPVGWDKTFCLQFIEKGGYKTIHFFGDKTDPGGNDHEIYADERTIGHKVTSPEDTMKQLKELFFKD
- the LOC134724688 gene encoding uncharacterized protein LOC134724688 isoform X2 encodes the protein MEICPEMQEFLLKLKQKVPVALVGGSDLVKIAEQMGATPDKHVSQNFDYLFAENGLVAYHNGKQVGQENILKCKGEECLQKVINFALKYMSELTLPAKRGTFVEFRSSMLNICPVGRSCSQKEREEFVAYDQEHNIRKKFVESLYANFPDAGLKFAIGGQISIDVFPVGWDKTFCLQFIEKGGYKTIHFFGDKTDPGGNDHEIYADERTIGHKVTSPEDTMKQLKELFFKD